A region of Eschrichtius robustus isolate mEscRob2 chromosome 19, mEscRob2.pri, whole genome shotgun sequence DNA encodes the following proteins:
- the KLHL36 gene encoding kelch-like protein 36: MMEGSRQTRVSRPYKISESSKVYRWAEHSSTVLQRLNEQRLCGLFCDVVLVADEQRVPAHRNLLAVCSDYFNSMFTLGMREAFQKEVELIGASYIGLKAVVDFLYGGELALDGGNIDYVLETAHLLQIWTAVDFCCEYLEQEVSEENYLYLQELASIYSLRRLDAFIDGFILGRFGTLSFTPDFLQNVSLQKLCAYLGSSEVQRECEHDLLQAALQWLTQQPEREAHAYQVLENIHFPLIPKNDLLHRVKPAVCSLLPREANCEGFIEEAVRYHNSLAAQPVMQTKRTALRTTQACLLFVGGEVSERCLELSDDTCYLDAQSEQWVKETPLPARRSHHCVAVLGGFIFIAGGSFSRDNGGDAASNLLYRYDPRCKQWIKVASMNQRRVDFYLASIEDMLVAVGGRNENGALSSVETYSPKTDSWSYVAGLPRFTYGHAGTIYKDFVYISGGHDYQIGPYRKNLLCYDHRTDVWEERRPMTTARGWHSMCSLGDSIYSIGGSDDSLESMERFDVLGVEAYSPQCNQWTRVAPLLHANSESGVAVWEGRIYILGGYSWENTAFSKTVQVYDREQDKWSKGTDLPKAIAGVSACVCALKPRLEDKKKKGKGKRPQDRGQ, translated from the exons ATGATGGAGGGAAGCCGGCAGACGCGAGTGTCTCGGCCGTACAAGATCAGCGAATCCTCAAAG GTGTACCGCTGGGCCGAGCACTCAAGCACAGTGCTGCAGCGGCTGAACGAGCAGCGCCTGTGCGGCCTCTTCTGCGACGTGGTCCTGGTGGCCGACGAGCAGCGCGTGCCAGCCCACCGCAACCTGCTGGCCGTGTGCAGCGACTACTTCAACTCCATGTTCACCCTCGGCATGCGCGAGGCCTTCCAGAAGGAGGTGGAGCTGATCGGCGCCTCCTACATCGGGCTCAAGGCCGTGGTGGACTTCCTGTACGGCGGGGAGCTGGCGCTGGACGGTGGCAACATCGACTACGTCCTGGAGACGGCCCACCTGCTGCAGATCTGGACGGCGGTGGACTTCTGCTGCGAGTACctggagcaggaggtgagcgagGAAAACTACCTGTACCTGCAGGAGCTGGCCTCCATCTACAGCCTCAGGCGGCTGGACGCCTTCATCGACGGCTTCATCCTCGGCCGCTTCGGCACGCTGTCCTTCACGCCCGACTTCCTGCAGAACGTCTCCCTGCAGAAGCTGTGCGCCTACCTGGGCAGCAGCGAGGTGCAGCGGGAGTGCGAGCACGACCTGCTGCAGGCCGCCCTGCAGTGGCTGACGCAGCAGCCCGAGCGCGAGGCCCACGCCTACCAGGTGCTGGAGAACATCCACTTCCCGCTCATCCCCAAGAACGACCTGCTGCACCGCGTCAAGCCGGCCGTGTGCTCACTGCTGCCCCGCGAGGCCAACTGCGAGGGCTTCATCGAGGAGGCTGTGCGCTACCACAACAGCCTGGCGGCCCAGCCGGTCATGCAGACCAAGCGCACGGCCCTCCGCACCACCCAGGCGTGCCTGCTGTTTGTGGGCGGCGAGGTCTCCGAGCGGTGTCTGGAGCTCAGCGACGACACCTGCTACCTGGACGCCCAGAGCGAGCAGTGGGTCAAGGAGACGCCCCTGCCGGCCCGGCGGAGCCACCACTGCGTCGCCGTGCTGGGGGGGTTCATCTTCATCGCTGGCGGCAGCTTCTCGCGGGACAACGGAGGGGATGCGGCATCCAATCTTCTTTATAGGTATGACCCCCGCTGTAAACAGTGGATCAAG GTGGCCTCCATGAACCAGCGCCGCGTGGATTTCTACTTGGCCTCCATCGAAGACATGCTGGTGGCCGTCGGCGGCCGGAATGAGAATGGAGCTCTCTCGTCAGTAGAGACCTACAGTCCCAAGACCGACTCCTGGTCCTATGTGGCCGGCCTGCCAAG GTTCACGTACGGCCACGCGGGCACCATCTACAAAGACTTCGTGTACATCTCGGGGGGCCACGACTACCAGATCGGCCCCTACCGCAAGAACCTGCTGTGCTACGACCACCGGACAGACGTGTGGGAAGAACGGCGGCCCATGACCACGGCGCGTGGCTGGCACAGCATGTGCAGCCTGGGGGACAGCATCTACTCCATCGGTGGCAGCGACGACAGCCTCGAGTCCATGGAGCGCTTCGACGTGCTGGGCGTGGAGGCCTACAGCCCGCAGTGCAACCAGTGGACCCGCGTGGCACCGCTGCTGCACGCCAACAGCGAGTCGGGGGTGGCCGTGTGGGAGGGCCGCATCTACATCCTGGGCGGCTACAGCTGGGAGAACACGGCCTTCTCCAAGACGGTGCAGGTGTACGACCGCGAGCAGGACAAGTGGAGCAAGGGCACCGACCTGCCCAAGGCCATCGCCGGCGTGTCCGCCTGCGTGTGTGCCCTGAAGCCGCGGCTGGAGGACAAGAAGAAGAAGGGCAAGGGCAAGAGGCCCCAGGACCGCGGCCAGTga